The bacterium genomic sequence GGGCGTACCGACAAATCGATGGCGACGAATGCCCAGCTGCGCCTCGAAGGCAAGGATATCGCGCCCGGATTGTCTGCGGCGGTGGTTCTTGGGGGGCAAAACAACGTTCTCGCCAACATCGAAGCCAACAACCGCAGCTTCAACCAGAAGGTCAACCTCGCTTTCGCCCCCCCCGGCGAAATCATAGGCGACGACCGCTTGAGCTTCGGACTGGAAAACAGCGACGTGGACTCCGCGGGCCGCAGCACCAACATCCGCCGCTACATCCTTTCGTGGAGTTTCGCGCCGGCGCCCGGCAGCAATGTTCTCGTCTCTTACAACGACCAGACCAACAGCGATCTCGACCTTCGCCGCCTCAACGAGCGTCAGAGCAACTACACTGTGCGCTACTCGTACGCGCGCGACAATTACACCATGGACGGCGCGTACACTTTCTCGGTCGTCGAGGGGCGCGACGGCCAGGAGAGCCGCACGAACAACCTGAACGCGCAGGTGAGATACAAGGTGAGCGAGCCGCTGGAGCTGAACGGCCGCATCGAGCAGTGGGAGAACCGCAACATCCCGGCCAATCCCACTTTCTCCGTCAACTCCGGCCGCCGCTTCGAATGGGCGCTCGGCCTCAACTGGCGCCCCAGCCGCGAGTTGAGCATGAACGCGGGCTATCAGCGCCAGACGCTGGACAACAGCGCCGGCGGCGACACAGAGAAGCGCATCCTCCGCCTCGGCTTGCGCTGGCGCATCGCGGCCAATATGGATTTCTCGCTCGACTACTCCACCGACGATTTCAGCCGCATCGGCGAGCTGGACGGCGACAAGAGCAACTCCACGCTCCAGACCACACTGAACGTGACTTTTTAGCCGCACGGCTGAAACTGATATAATCCCGCAGCATTCCCGGAGGCCTGCGTATGGCGATGATCGAAGTCGAATACCTTTCCAAGCGTTACAAGAACGTGGAAGCCCTCAAGGGAGTCTCGTTCTCGGTCGAGCAGGGCGACATTTACGGCTTCATCGGCCCCAACGGCGCGGGCAAGACGACCACCATCCGCATCCTCGCAACGCTTCTTCTTCCCAACGGCGGCAGCGCCCGCATCGCCGGCCACGACTGCATCCGGGAGCCGGACAAGGTGCGCCGCATCATCGGCTACATGCCGGACTATTTCGGCGTATACAACGATCTTCTCGTCTGGGAATATCTGGATTTCTTCGGCGCCGCGTACCGCATCCCCCGCGCCGACCGCGCGAAGATAATAGACCACATCCTCGAACTCACCAACCTGGGCGTCAAGCGCGACAGCTTCGTTTCCGAGCTTTCCAAGGGGATGAAGCAGCGCCTCTGCCTCGCCCGCACGCTCATCCACGACCCCGACGTGCTCATCCTGGACGAGCCGGCCAGCGGCCTTGACCCGCGCGCCCGCATCGAGATGCGCGAGCTCCTGAAAGAGCTAAAGAGCATGAACAAGACGATATTCATCTCCAGCCACATCCTGCACGAGCTGTCCGACTTCTGCAACAAGGTGGGGATAATCGAGCTCGGCGAAATGGTGGTTTCGGGCGACATAAACGCGATCCTCAAGCAGGTGCAGACGGGCCAGCTTATTTTGATCGAGTTCGCGCCCGGCACCGACCTGCAGGCGGCGATGGAGGCCGCCCGCGGCTATCCGAAGGTGGCCGAGGTGTGGGAGCGGGACGTGGACGCGCTGGAGGTGCACTTCGAAGGCGCGGAGGACGAGACCTCGCAGCTTATGGCGCACCTGCTGGCCGCCGGATTCAAGGTGAAGAGCTTCAAGGAAGCGGTGGACAACCTCGAAGACATCTTCATGAAGGTGACGAAGGGGAAGGTGCAGTAATCCGGGAAGCGCGGCCTTCTGGCCGCGCTGCCGCGGTGGCGCACCGCCCGGATTGTAGGGGCGAGCGGCGCACGCCCTTTGTAGGGGCGCACTGCGTGCGCCCGTTGATAGTTGAGCGTTGACAGTTGGACAGTTGACATTGGAAATTCAAAATCGGCGAGCGCGGCATTCATGCCGCCTGATTGACGGTGGCGGAGGCAAGGTCGCGCGCGGCTATGCCGGGGAAGTCGTTCGCGGGATATTCGCCGGGGTCGCATATACGACCGCCCCATACAAAACAGGTGCACTTGATAGACGACCTGCGACCTTCGCGCGACGTTTGCGCGAAGGCCGGGGAACCGGGATATTCGGACCGCAGAAAGGAGAGTGGTACCCCGCCGGGTGGCGCGGAGGACAATCCACCGACGCTGCAGGGGTGCTTTGTATGCGCCAGTTTGGGATCGCCTCGCGCGCTTAGCGGGGTGGTTCGAACAGGCAAACTCGTTTGCCGGAATGCGTTTCCGGCGATGAATCGCCGGCGGAAAGGCCGAAATGAAATTCCGCACTCCATGCGGCCGTTTGGGAGTAGACCGGCCTGCCGGTGCTATAATTTTCGGCGCGGACTTCCCCGCCCGGAATTCTAGTGGCGCAGAGAGGCCCGGCCGCTGGCCGGAAAACAACCTCCTTACGCCCGCTAAAACGGGCATCCATGCCCGCGATGGATACGGAAATGAAGGAATATCCTGTCCTAGTTGAGAAAGGAGAAACATGCCGGGGAGCCTGTTCCACGGACGTTCCGGGGCGTATCGCGACGGGAGCATGGAGGATAGAAAGGGGGACTTGAGTAGACGCAAGTGCAAAGGGTGGGAAAATTGACTTTGAAAGCCTAAGGGATTGACAATATTTGCGCCTTTGATAGAATAAAGACGGGGTGGTCAACATGTTTTCGATTTGTATAAGTAAGCTTGTTGCAGGACCTTTTCCTGTAAATTGCAGGTCGATCCACTTGTCTATTTTTAAATCAGAATTGATTTTTGGAATTTGCCTTTTATCTGTTGTATTGTCACCCCCAAACGCATTTGCTGAACCGAAGGCAAATTCAACTAGGGAAATCGTTTTGCCATTCGGATTCGCTTTAGGGAA encodes the following:
- a CDS encoding ABC transporter ATP-binding protein; amino-acid sequence: MIEVEYLSKRYKNVEALKGVSFSVEQGDIYGFIGPNGAGKTTTIRILATLLLPNGGSARIAGHDCIREPDKVRRIIGYMPDYFGVYNDLLVWEYLDFFGAAYRIPRADRAKIIDHILELTNLGVKRDSFVSELSKGMKQRLCLARTLIHDPDVLILDEPASGLDPRARIEMRELLKELKSMNKTIFISSHILHELSDFCNKVGIIELGEMVVSGDINAILKQVQTGQLILIEFAPGTDLQAAMEAARGYPKVAEVWERDVDALEVHFEGAEDETSQLMAHLLAAGFKVKSFKEAVDNLEDIFMKVTKGKVQ